A stretch of DNA from Pyramidobacter porci:
ACGGGATCTCCCCCAAAGGTTCAATAATTTTTTCGTCACAAAGAATGTTTTTGTGTTTCGGGTCTCTTGGAGCATAAAATAATGAAGATTCTTTGGCTTTCCTGTGATATACTTGTCCGAGTCGTTTTTTTATCACCATTGAGTTTAGGTTATTGAAAGGAGTGCTTCTTGTGAAATCGGAACTGCTGTCACAAGAAAAAAACATTGTAACCATCAAGGTAACCGTGGATCAGGCCGGTTATGCGGCTCAGCTGAAGAAAACCTATGCCGAGATCGCCAAACGGGTCAACATCCCCGGCTTCCGTAAAGGGAAGGCCCCGAAAACGGTGCTGGAAATGCGCCTTGGCAAAGACTCGATCATGAGCCAGGCGTTCGAAGACATGCTTCCCAAAGTTCTTGACGAAGTCTGCGCCGAGTATGATCTTGAGCCGATCGCTTCGCCTGTCGTCGACGATCTCGACATCAAGGAGGGCGAGGACGTCTCTTTTACTGTGAAGTACGAGGTCGAGCCCGAGGTGACTCTTCCCGAGTTCTCGGATATCACCGTTGATCTGCCGGTGTTTGCCGTCAGCGAAAGCATGGTCGACGAAGCGCTCGAAAACATGAAAAAGAGATTGTCCACCTACAAGCCCGTCAATCGGCCCGCTCGGCATGGCGATAAGGTTCGCGCCGCCTACAGCCTGGTCGTGAAAGACGACGACGGCAAAGACATCCTGTCTCACGAACCCCAGATCGACACGTTTGAACTGGACAACCTTTCCATGCGCCCCGAGATCGTCGAGGCCCTGACGGGAACCGAGGCAGGGACCAAAAAGCCGGCCGACATCAACGTCGCCGACGACTATCGGGACAAGGCGGTCGCCGGCAAAACGGCTCACTATGAGTTCGATGTCATCGAAGTTCAAGAGCCGGTCGCTCCGGAGATGAACGAAGAGTTCTTCAGGAAAGTCACCGCGGAGAACGTACACAGCGAGGAGGAACTGCGCGCCACGATCCGCGAGAACCTCGACAAGCGCCTGAAGGCCGACGCTCGGACCGCGGCCGAGAACGAAGCGATCGC
This window harbors:
- the tig gene encoding trigger factor, translating into MKSELLSQEKNIVTIKVTVDQAGYAAQLKKTYAEIAKRVNIPGFRKGKAPKTVLEMRLGKDSIMSQAFEDMLPKVLDEVCAEYDLEPIASPVVDDLDIKEGEDVSFTVKYEVEPEVTLPEFSDITVDLPVFAVSESMVDEALENMKKRLSTYKPVNRPARHGDKVRAAYSLVVKDDDGKDILSHEPQIDTFELDNLSMRPEIVEALTGTEAGTKKPADINVADDYRDKAVAGKTAHYEFDVIEVQEPVAPEMNEEFFRKVTAENVHSEEELRATIRENLDKRLKADARTAAENEAIAKITEASQVELPDSMVRRQREHLRKRFEENVKQRTKMSLEEYYKSEGHDLKELEENLEKDARRDVMGYLVVDACAKKFGVSVRKEDLDGEISQMAANYGISSDSIKDMLKKRPEDFENMISQARYRKTLQAIMEKVKVNEVKKGVDAEAPAAQN